The window TTTTGTTTTCAATGTGATCTAGAATAGGTTCTAAGGTTAACACAATGAATTTATTTCGACCACCAAAAGCGGCTACCCCATTAATTTTAAAGTCAATGTTTGATATAACATCAGTCACATTCTTAAGTTGACGGGACAGATTTTTTAGGTTGAATTGTCGAGCATCCTCGGTTGACCAATCTCTTAATTCGGTTTTACTAAGATAGTCCGGTGCTATTCTTGGTTGGACAGTCATATGCCAGTCATCAGAATTATAAACAAGTTCACCGCGTGCCTGTTCATTCGCTTCTTTAAGGATTGGGAGTAGAGTTTCCTCTAATTTTCTAATAGATTCATAATCTGGCATCATTTTAGTGTATATTTCTGTTGAGAAAGCTTCGTTGCTTGCGGAAAATAAAAATATAATTGCGCAGTATTTTGTAATAGTTTTTAACATTTTAAACTCCAATAAAATTATATAAAATAAATTTTAGTAATTAACTTCTTTTGAAACTCGTTAATGTGGGACGAGTGATAAGCAATGCGTCACGGATTTCCTTGAGTATTTTTGTATAGATAAGGATACGGGTATCGAAGCAACCTATCAATCGACCACAATCGTAGAATTTCAAAAGAAGTCTATAAATTAATAACGAGATCCAATATCTTCGTCAGCTTTGTTACCCTTTACTAGGCGTGTTAATTCACGACAAGCAATTATTTTGCCGTCTTTGATTTCAAAAATGGCCATTACATCTACTTCAATTTGTGAGTTATCATTTTTGATTACATGGCCTGTATGTCGCGTCGCCACTTTATTATTCTCTGTTACGATTTCATGAAAAACAATTTTGATAGACTTGTAGTCTCTTTTAAGTGTTTTGACGTGTTCTTGACTTTGGGTGTAATTCAATGTTTTTCCGTCAGCGATTTGTACGTAATCTTCAGAAAAATATTTGTCATAGGTAGGTTTGTCCCATTTTTCAGCCTGTATAATATCCCTAAAACAATTTTTAACAATGTCTTTTGGTGATTCAGAAGAAGAGGCATTGGTTGTAGAGATTAAGCTGAAGCTTATAAGAAATAAAGTTGGAAGAGTAAGTTTTTTCATAATGTATTCCTTTTTACATAAAACTGATTGAACGCTCGTTCATGTTTTTTATAATACCATTTCTGATTCATGTCAACAAAAAAATAATTTTTTTTGAAAAAATTAAATTGATTAAAAATAAAAAAAGATAAAAAATTTGTAATTTAGATTAATTGATTGTTTTTTTTTATATATATAAATCATTTTCATCAAAATTAGAAAATTGATT is drawn from Alphaproteobacteria bacterium and contains these coding sequences:
- a CDS encoding nuclear transport factor 2 family protein is translated as MKKLTLPTLFLISFSLISTTNASSSESPKDIVKNCFRDIIQAEKWDKPTYDKYFSEDYVQIADGKTLNYTQSQEHVKTLKRDYKSIKIVFHEIVTENNKVATRHTGHVIKNDNSQIEVDVMAIFEIKDGKIIACRELTRLVKGNKADEDIGSRY